A region of Flavobacterium album DNA encodes the following proteins:
- a CDS encoding PorP/SprF family type IX secretion system membrane protein — translation MKKFYLAALLALGGLLDANAQQDPHYTQYMYNMNVINPAYAGSKENLAFGLLYRKQWVDIQDSPSTGTFSGHSPVGKNVGLGLSAIVDQIGPVQETNVYADFSYTLKLGGEHRLALGLKAGATMHNVGLYDDIGNGYVPDPNDPAFQENVNNTYLNIGTGVFYYTQKYYLAFSVPNMLKSKHLDVTNNGTSYQFGSEVSHYFLTGGYVFDLTDNLKMKPTFMIKSAFGVDPSIDGSLNFLFFNKFEIGATYRLDDSYGGMVNYAITPNLRIGYAYDHIVSDLKVSTPASHEIMLLFDVNFPKKVSRSPRYF, via the coding sequence ATGAAGAAATTTTACCTTGCAGCATTATTAGCTCTTGGAGGACTGCTGGATGCCAATGCCCAGCAGGATCCGCACTACACGCAGTACATGTACAACATGAACGTGATCAACCCTGCCTATGCGGGCTCGAAGGAAAACCTTGCCTTTGGGTTATTGTACCGCAAGCAGTGGGTAGATATCCAGGACTCCCCGAGCACGGGCACCTTTTCGGGCCACAGCCCTGTTGGCAAGAATGTAGGCCTTGGCTTATCGGCCATAGTGGACCAGATTGGCCCTGTGCAGGAGACCAACGTTTATGCCGACTTCTCCTACACCCTTAAATTAGGCGGCGAGCACAGGCTTGCCCTGGGCTTAAAAGCCGGTGCTACCATGCACAATGTCGGCCTTTATGACGATATCGGCAATGGCTATGTGCCGGACCCGAATGACCCTGCCTTCCAGGAGAACGTTAACAATACCTACCTGAACATCGGTACAGGTGTTTTCTACTATACCCAGAAATACTACCTTGCCTTCTCGGTACCGAACATGCTCAAGAGCAAGCACCTTGATGTGACCAACAACGGTACGTCTTACCAGTTCGGATCGGAAGTATCGCATTACTTCTTAACGGGAGGTTATGTATTTGACCTTACCGATAACCTGAAGATGAAGCCAACCTTCATGATCAAGTCGGCCTTTGGGGTAGACCCATCGATCGACGGCTCACTGAACTTTTTGTTCTTCAACAAATTTGAGATAGGCGCAACCTACCGCCTTGACGATTCTTACGGCGGGATGGTGAACTATGCCATTACCCCTAACCTCAGGATCGGCTATGCGTACGACCACATCGTATCAGACCTTAAAGTATCGACCCCTGCCTCGCACGAGATCATGCTTTTGTTTGATGTGAACTTCCCGAAGAAAGTATCCCGTTCCCCACGTTATTTCTAA
- a CDS encoding OmpA family protein, with product MKKIYITLSFMLATMAVTAQDNKDLEAADKLYARYEYVDAAKAYEKLDKKDPYVYAQIADSYYNVFNSKEAVKWYPKAIEGSTDAEIYWRYAQMLKAEGKYEEANAQMQKFASMAPGDTRAVEFKKDPNYLPKLRNQAKLFDEKVLDINDKKYGSFGAVLSDDNTLYFTSARNTSRRNYGWSEEPFLDMYTATYNANGTYSEPALLPEVNSRYHDGPASVTADGNTMYFSSESFKERKEYERDRENNLKLGQVWLFRAKKVNGKWGDIEPVPFNNKMWSTGNPAISKDGKTLYFSSDREGTMGGNDIWKVEVNGDSYGEPVNLGPKVNTTGRESFPFITDDNKLYFSSDGHKGFGSLDVFMIDLNKGTDAINVGAPVNGPKDDFAFTFNTKNNIGFFSSNRDGFDKIYSATPLCAVEAIVQVRDKKTLQALPGAKVAILDEKNNVIETRTADAKGMVTYTVDCNRAYGLQGSMEKYSNGTAKVPAGKGPQANVNLDLDPIVVVPDQPVIVLDDVFFEFNKSNITKEGAFVLDNLVETMKKYPELVIMVKSHTDNRGSDKYNMALSNRRAKSTVQYVISKGIAKARISGEGYGESQPKVDCGANCTEEQYAQNRRSEFIIVKK from the coding sequence ATGAAGAAAATATATATTACACTTAGTTTTATGCTCGCCACCATGGCAGTAACGGCACAGGATAACAAGGACCTTGAGGCGGCCGACAAGCTCTATGCGCGCTATGAATATGTAGATGCGGCAAAAGCTTACGAAAAGCTGGACAAGAAAGACCCTTACGTATACGCCCAAATAGCCGACAGCTACTACAATGTATTCAACAGCAAGGAAGCGGTAAAATGGTACCCTAAAGCCATAGAAGGCAGCACCGATGCCGAGATCTACTGGCGCTATGCCCAGATGCTCAAGGCCGAAGGCAAATATGAGGAGGCCAACGCACAGATGCAGAAATTTGCATCGATGGCCCCTGGTGATACAAGGGCAGTAGAATTTAAGAAAGACCCGAACTACCTTCCTAAATTAAGGAACCAGGCCAAATTGTTCGATGAGAAAGTGCTTGACATCAACGATAAGAAATACGGCTCTTTCGGGGCAGTGCTTTCGGATGACAACACGCTGTACTTTACCAGCGCAAGGAATACCTCACGCAGGAACTACGGATGGAGCGAAGAGCCATTCCTTGATATGTACACGGCAACCTACAATGCCAACGGTACCTACAGCGAGCCGGCATTGCTTCCTGAGGTGAACAGCCGCTACCATGACGGCCCGGCCTCTGTAACCGCCGACGGCAACACGATGTACTTCTCGAGCGAGAGCTTCAAGGAGCGCAAAGAGTACGAGAGGGACAGGGAAAACAACCTGAAGCTTGGCCAGGTATGGCTTTTCAGGGCAAAAAAAGTAAACGGCAAATGGGGCGATATCGAACCGGTACCGTTCAACAATAAAATGTGGTCGACAGGCAACCCTGCCATCAGCAAGGACGGTAAGACATTGTACTTTTCTTCCGACAGGGAAGGCACTATGGGAGGCAACGACATCTGGAAAGTAGAAGTGAACGGCGACAGCTACGGCGAGCCGGTAAACCTTGGGCCAAAAGTGAACACCACAGGAAGGGAAAGCTTCCCGTTCATCACCGATGACAACAAGCTGTACTTCTCCTCCGATGGCCACAAAGGCTTCGGATCATTAGACGTGTTCATGATCGACCTTAACAAAGGCACCGATGCCATCAACGTAGGAGCCCCTGTAAACGGCCCTAAAGATGACTTCGCCTTTACCTTCAACACCAAGAACAATATTGGTTTCTTCTCCTCAAACCGTGACGGCTTTGACAAGATCTACAGCGCGACACCATTATGCGCGGTAGAAGCCATCGTACAGGTAAGGGACAAAAAGACGCTTCAGGCGCTTCCGGGAGCCAAAGTGGCGATACTTGACGAGAAGAACAACGTGATCGAGACCAGGACAGCCGATGCCAAAGGTATGGTAACCTACACTGTAGACTGCAACAGGGCTTACGGGCTTCAGGGCAGCATGGAAAAATACAGCAACGGCACAGCCAAGGTACCTGCAGGCAAAGGGCCGCAGGCTAACGTAAACCTTGACCTTGATCCGATCGTTGTAGTTCCGGACCAGCCGGTGATTGTGCTTGATGATGTATTCTTTGAATTCAACAAGAGCAACATCACTAAAGAAGGCGCTTTTGTACTGGATAACTTAGTAGAGACAATGAAAAAATACCCTGAGCTTGTGATCATGGTAAAATCGCATACCGATAACCGCGGCAGCGATAAATACAACATGGCGCTGTCTAACCGCAGGGCGAAATCTACGGTACAGTATGTAATCTCCAAAGGCATAGCCAAGGCGCGCATCTCGGGCGAAGGCTATGGCGAGAGCCAGCCTAAGGTGGACTGCGGTGCTAACTGCACAGAAGAGCAGTATGCACAAAACCGCCGTTCAGAGTTCATTATCGTAAAGAAATAG
- a CDS encoding T9SS type A sorting domain-containing protein, giving the protein MNKPHSLYLLGIIFFCSACLNAQDLLWEKSYGGKHADYLLDAQSTADYGFILAGTSLSQKSGNKTEDSQGDLDYWIWKMDENGELDWQKNLGGTGADILYSIRNTNDGGFILGGTSDSQPGIHKKDSCRGKEDFWIVKLNAKGGEEWQRTIGGSGQEILKSIVPTKDGGYILGGSSASNISRKILKGAADPFDKSDKCRGNMDFWIVKLNEKGEVKWQRTLGGKYADMLESIEQTKDGGFIIGGYSNSPSSKDKSEEGYGAGDYWIIKLDKDGRTEWEKVFGGEEDDHLYTIKQTQDGGYILGGNSASATSGNKSRSNKKGTDIWLVRLDENAEILWQETYNTGNVDVLTSLIENNDGTFLLGGYAQTEVMGEKKADKKEINDYIAIKIAADGDELWKKAVGSNGEDILRKLIETRDGGYLLAGTSKGDVSRDRKSGQGSNDFWVVKLKDKDKKKKEEKRAQLEAIPNPTQQYTNVIVGFEYNTGTATVVDLSGHVLQTFAVTDRTIPVDLGSYADGLYIIEISTNAGTGSVKVMKGN; this is encoded by the coding sequence ATGAATAAACCACACTCTCTCTATTTATTAGGGATTATTTTCTTTTGTTCAGCCTGCCTTAACGCCCAGGACCTTCTTTGGGAAAAATCCTATGGCGGCAAACACGCCGATTATTTACTTGATGCACAGTCTACTGCCGATTATGGCTTTATCCTCGCCGGCACGTCGCTATCACAAAAATCAGGGAATAAAACCGAAGATAGCCAGGGCGACCTGGATTACTGGATTTGGAAAATGGATGAGAATGGTGAGCTTGACTGGCAGAAAAACCTCGGCGGCACAGGTGCCGATATCCTCTATAGCATCCGCAATACCAATGATGGCGGCTTTATTTTGGGAGGCACTTCCGACTCACAGCCGGGAATCCACAAAAAAGATTCCTGCCGCGGCAAAGAAGATTTCTGGATCGTAAAGCTTAATGCCAAAGGAGGTGAAGAATGGCAGCGTACTATCGGCGGAAGTGGCCAGGAGATTCTTAAAAGCATCGTTCCAACTAAAGATGGCGGCTACATCCTTGGTGGTTCATCGGCATCAAATATTAGTAGAAAAATCCTCAAAGGCGCTGCCGATCCATTTGATAAATCGGATAAATGCCGGGGAAATATGGATTTCTGGATAGTAAAGCTCAACGAAAAAGGAGAGGTGAAATGGCAGCGCACCCTTGGCGGCAAATATGCCGATATGCTGGAGAGTATCGAGCAGACCAAAGATGGCGGTTTTATCATTGGCGGCTACTCCAACTCCCCGTCCTCAAAGGATAAATCCGAAGAAGGCTATGGTGCAGGCGACTATTGGATCATAAAGCTCGACAAAGATGGCAGGACGGAATGGGAAAAAGTATTTGGAGGTGAAGAGGACGATCACCTTTATACCATAAAGCAGACACAGGATGGCGGCTATATCCTGGGAGGGAATTCCGCTTCGGCTACTTCGGGCAATAAAAGCAGGTCCAACAAAAAAGGTACTGACATTTGGCTTGTGAGGCTAGATGAGAATGCCGAAATACTCTGGCAGGAAACTTACAATACAGGAAACGTAGACGTGCTTACCTCACTTATTGAAAACAATGACGGTACATTCCTTTTAGGGGGCTATGCCCAGACAGAGGTCATGGGGGAAAAGAAAGCCGATAAAAAAGAGATCAACGATTATATCGCCATCAAGATCGCTGCCGATGGAGATGAGCTATGGAAGAAAGCTGTAGGGAGCAATGGTGAGGATATCCTTCGGAAACTCATAGAAACCCGCGATGGCGGCTACCTGCTTGCAGGGACCTCAAAAGGCGATGTATCCCGCGACCGTAAGAGCGGGCAGGGCAGCAATGATTTCTGGGTGGTAAAGCTAAAGGATAAGGACAAAAAGAAAAAAGAAGAAAAAAGGGCACAGCTTGAAGCCATACCCAACCCTACACAACAATATACCAATGTGATCGTAGGGTTTGAATACAATACCGGCACGGCTACCGTAGTCGACCTATCCGGTCACGTACTACAAACCTTTGCAGTGACCGACAGGACTATCCCTGTAGACCTCGGGAGCTATGCCGATGGCTTATACATCATCGAAATAAGCACCAATGCCGGGACTGGCTCGGTGAAAGTAATGAAAGGAAATTAA
- a CDS encoding RHS repeat protein: MNSKTYFAIALAFIANSFAFAQAVQDHEDYFKKALYKAKTPEAWEFTDFSNEGNVDISTGKFGITIPFTTIESDNFSLPIQLSYSTGGIKLGDNASEVGMGWNLVAGGSVTRILNGTPDDVMVQYHDGIEGGRYGLYNLYTGKIAPEIADTQYSFPRKLNSLVTKYFRGSATVGYQDYYSANFPTPYAVDYMSVLPSDYLITSILQMQTHTTNAENKRDVFHVSVGDLNFNFILKLKDYYIEHGYYGNTVLFQDSNGNLLYEAIPLDDKDIKIDIIYGNIPDYWYEWSDFTSTAERSKTIADIGIKGFTITNKNGIIYHFENYTFTEPEYIKTFLDHGSGAPNYQRTIEYVLQDVQINNWELTKITSLPNGDEIYFDYIKQRVSEEKLVPRQHDGEYTGHPYNLRPQKPSYAIEKVDLGREKLYLDKIRTKNYSNLSTVKFNYNNDLRTDLENARSLSSLQLFDHNNLLIKEFDLEHQYYGASTSNNYETTRLYLKKIVEKSIQSRSPIVYDSTKDIEYSFDYYSPGSLPGKNAVGFEDIYGYYLGNTVENTYPPFPKLYVSLALEGDKISYYPLMNSDAFVFNGAERRPNQNTVYYGTLKSIIFPTKGSLEVNYEANKFYNAYTTDLNVNGPGCRVKELKYYDESHNLAKMKRYGYTTFNNTTISSGQLMHKPSFAFISNYAIDNAQDLAVEQTHTYYTSELGFNIFLKYTKSAEQLNFEGTTDTYDKLRKLITTSTHTLGPQTDFFGREILYTNVTEENVSNIANTTNGKTKYYNYYTDNRPEVNVVSGPTDDPTYIPPGSKYVYKDFYQDQRPWCCDAYYTSDIQGYTKVKYGYIEKKGKDIYPFPARNYFGNHEALKIGKTYKIEYLDNNNNKLQEKNYTYTLLRNSTYKTLNFDLGYLDTFYYSTSQGPNLRLEYFNDSGSPLLQGNAGLYFYAIDELYTNQKLVLEKEEVINYSVNSNLNTSTEYEYNEKFLTSKTKGTNSLGDLTENRFYYPFNLYNDESQPTVITQMQELNRISDVLKQESYVNGILTNSILKTFRLNGLFLLDKVYTRKGTEYNGADANPYDIYSSFDKYDSRGNIWQYTLRDGTPVNLIWGYKQQYPIAKIENCNCSSIPDEIISNLDLLSRYDNDNCFTGNCNEQELRDALNALRAALPEAMVTTYTYDPMIGMTSITDPKGYTTYYEYDAFGRLAAVRDKDGNLISENEYNFRP, translated from the coding sequence ATGAACAGTAAAACATATTTCGCCATAGCGTTGGCCTTTATTGCCAATAGTTTTGCCTTTGCACAGGCGGTCCAGGATCATGAAGATTATTTTAAAAAAGCCCTATATAAAGCAAAAACTCCGGAAGCATGGGAATTTACCGATTTTTCCAATGAAGGAAATGTTGATATATCTACAGGAAAATTTGGAATAACTATTCCTTTTACTACAATTGAAAGCGATAATTTTTCATTACCCATTCAGCTTTCTTATTCAACAGGTGGGATAAAGCTTGGAGATAACGCTTCAGAAGTAGGTATGGGATGGAACCTTGTGGCAGGTGGCTCTGTAACACGAATATTAAATGGTACTCCTGACGATGTGATGGTTCAGTATCACGACGGCATAGAAGGTGGAAGATATGGCCTATATAATTTATATACAGGTAAAATCGCACCCGAAATCGCAGATACACAATATTCGTTTCCCAGAAAGCTAAACAGTTTAGTCACAAAATATTTTCGTGGCTCAGCTACTGTAGGTTATCAGGACTACTATTCTGCTAATTTCCCTACACCTTATGCTGTCGATTATATGAGTGTGTTACCTAGCGATTATCTAATAACTTCCATTTTGCAGATGCAGACGCATACAACAAATGCGGAAAATAAGAGGGATGTTTTTCATGTTTCTGTAGGTGATCTGAATTTCAATTTTATTTTGAAATTAAAAGATTATTATATAGAACATGGTTACTATGGAAATACAGTACTTTTTCAGGATTCTAACGGGAATCTTCTATATGAAGCGATTCCCTTAGATGATAAGGATATAAAGATTGACATTATTTACGGTAATATTCCTGATTACTGGTACGAATGGAGTGATTTTACGTCGACTGCAGAGCGATCAAAAACAATTGCTGATATTGGAATTAAAGGCTTTACAATAACAAACAAAAATGGTATTATTTATCATTTTGAAAATTATACATTCACAGAACCTGAATATATAAAAACGTTTTTAGACCATGGTTCAGGCGCTCCCAATTATCAGAGGACTATCGAGTATGTGTTACAGGATGTGCAAATAAACAACTGGGAACTTACAAAAATAACTAGCTTACCTAATGGCGATGAGATATATTTTGATTATATAAAACAAAGAGTTTCTGAAGAAAAGCTTGTGCCAAGGCAGCATGATGGAGAATATACGGGTCATCCGTACAATCTAAGGCCGCAAAAACCCTCATACGCCATTGAAAAAGTCGATTTAGGCCGCGAAAAACTTTATTTGGATAAAATTAGAACAAAAAACTATTCAAACCTTAGTACAGTAAAATTCAATTACAATAATGATTTAAGGACAGATTTGGAAAATGCCAGGAGTTTGAGCAGTTTACAGCTGTTTGATCATAATAATTTGCTGATAAAGGAGTTTGATCTTGAGCATCAATATTATGGTGCATCAACATCCAATAATTATGAGACCACAAGGCTATACCTGAAAAAGATTGTAGAAAAAAGTATTCAAAGCAGATCGCCTATAGTTTACGATAGCACTAAAGACATTGAATACTCATTTGATTATTATAGTCCCGGCAGCCTTCCGGGGAAAAATGCTGTAGGCTTTGAAGACATATATGGATATTACCTTGGCAATACCGTCGAAAATACGTACCCGCCTTTTCCAAAGCTATATGTAAGCCTGGCTCTTGAAGGAGATAAAATATCTTATTACCCCTTAATGAACAGTGACGCATTTGTATTTAACGGGGCTGAGAGAAGGCCAAATCAAAATACTGTATATTATGGCACACTTAAGAGTATTATATTTCCAACAAAAGGGAGCTTGGAGGTAAATTATGAAGCCAATAAATTTTATAATGCATATACAACAGATCTCAATGTGAATGGCCCTGGCTGCAGGGTCAAGGAATTAAAATATTATGATGAATCACATAACCTTGCAAAAATGAAACGATATGGCTATACAACTTTTAATAATACTACCATATCAAGCGGTCAGCTCATGCATAAGCCCTCTTTCGCCTTTATCTCGAATTATGCTATTGATAATGCCCAAGATTTGGCTGTGGAACAAACACACACTTATTATACATCTGAATTAGGGTTTAATATATTTCTAAAATACACAAAATCAGCAGAACAACTTAATTTTGAAGGAACTACTGATACTTATGATAAATTAAGAAAGTTGATCACCACTTCAACACATACACTCGGGCCTCAAACTGATTTTTTTGGCAGGGAAATCCTATATACTAATGTAACAGAAGAAAATGTTTCAAATATTGCCAATACTACCAATGGGAAAACAAAATATTATAATTACTATACCGATAACAGGCCTGAAGTAAATGTTGTAAGTGGACCTACGGACGATCCTACATACATCCCTCCAGGGTCAAAATATGTATATAAAGATTTCTATCAAGATCAAAGGCCATGGTGTTGCGATGCATATTATACTTCTGATATACAAGGCTATACAAAAGTCAAATATGGTTATATTGAAAAAAAAGGAAAAGATATTTATCCTTTCCCCGCACGGAATTATTTTGGAAATCATGAGGCCCTTAAAATAGGAAAAACGTATAAAATAGAGTATTTAGATAATAATAATAATAAATTACAAGAGAAAAATTATACTTATACGTTATTAAGAAATTCAACGTATAAAACATTGAATTTTGACTTGGGTTACCTTGATACTTTTTATTATAGCACGTCACAAGGTCCAAACTTACGGCTGGAATACTTTAACGATTCCGGATCTCCCCTTTTACAAGGAAATGCAGGGCTATATTTTTATGCAATCGACGAACTTTATACCAACCAGAAGCTTGTGCTTGAAAAAGAGGAGGTTATCAATTATTCTGTAAACAGCAATCTAAATACATCAACAGAATATGAATATAATGAGAAGTTTTTGACCAGCAAAACGAAAGGAACCAATTCACTTGGTGATTTAACGGAAAACAGGTTTTATTATCCTTTCAACCTTTATAATGATGAATCCCAACCTACCGTCATTACGCAAATGCAGGAGCTTAATAGAATTTCAGATGTGTTGAAACAAGAATCCTATGTAAATGGAATCTTGACCAATTCAATACTGAAAACCTTCAGACTGAATGGGCTATTTCTTCTTGATAAGGTTTATACGAGAAAAGGTACAGAATATAATGGAGCAGATGCAAATCCCTATGATATATATTCATCGTTTGACAAATATGATAGCAGGGGAAACATCTGGCAATATACATTACGTGATGGAACTCCTGTGAATCTTATTTGGGGATATAAGCAACAATACCCTATAGCTAAAATTGAAAATTGCAATTGTTCATCCATTCCCGATGAGATCATTAGCAATCTGGACCTGCTTAGCAGATATGATAACGATAACTGTTTTACAGGAAATTGTAACGAACAAGAATTACGTGATGCATTAAATGCATTACGCGCAGCATTGCCTGAAGCCATGGTCACTACCTACACTTATGACCCCATGATAGGTATGACAAGTATTACCGACCCTAAAGGCTATACAACCTATTATGAATACGATGCTTTCGGTAGGCTAGCCGCTGTCAGGGATAAAGATGGTAACCTTATTTCTGAAAACGAATACAATTTCAGGCCGTAA